The DNA segment ATAAATGATATCCAACTGTAACTCAATATAAAGGATGAAgttaaaaagccaaaaaaaacatCAGAAAAGATATCCAATTCACATTCTACACAACAGAGTAATGCCTCTAATTTCCCAATCTTTTCCAAAGGACACATACGAATTGTAGATCATGTTGTATTGATTAAAACTATTAAATGTTGGGGAATATTCAGATTACCGGATGATCAGAGAGGCGTGTAGTCACTCTCAGATaaaattatttcggtggttcacccgaataattcaatcggatacaactctgattttcGAGAAATTGAAGCAGGGTATGTTTTTGTGGAATTGTCTGAACCAGAAGAAGAATCATCGAGAAAAACTCTCTACGAATTATGGGGTTAGGGAAGATTAACTGCCCAATGGCAGTTATCTCAGTTTTTAAGACAAAACTGCCAATAAAACTGCCATTGTTTCAATATTTCGAAAATGGGGCAATTTccagaaaattaaattttctgatgcaGTTTTGTTAAAGCAATTTAATcagctcgaccccagccaggggctctgccacttggaccccgccaggggctgccgtcCCTTGAACCCTGCTCCAAGGGGCACTGCCCCTGGAACCCCGCCAAGGGGCGttgcccccttggaacccccgtagaGTACGGGCTCTGCCCGTACACTTCGAATTTTAATAACTCAAACAAGTGTGCACTTCCGCAtctcctaacttgcttgatgtgtattattattcgctttgatcaccaagtcaatcctgattacactaaaatatctaacattcCTCTCCCATTTTAGCATAATCCTTGATTAACTTAAATAAATTCACAACAATGAAATACCACGACGATTGAATTTCACATTAGTATATTACACATTCCAAATATTCGAATATAGGGGTGTTGCTAAGGATTGAACCCTTTCTATTCAGTGAATACTTGAAGATAATATACACACAAGTTTACATACTCTAATGTTCCTTCTTGACACTATTTTTACTAGCTTGTGTCCCATCCTTCAATGAGCATATCAAAGCCAAGTCCTAGCTTCTTGAAGCGGCTAACCTTTATGCTCATATAGGTAGCTCTTTATTCTTGAACCTGCATATGCAATTTTTCAAAGAACTATTAAGAAGAAAACCTTCAACCTCCTTTAACTTGCAGGTCTGAACACATACCTTGGGATGATGCTACTAATGTTTTTCAACTTCTAGATTTTAAGCTTCCCGCATTGAATTCAGCACCTAACGTCATATTAGGTGGGAAATGGGTATCTTAACACGGGAAATTTCATGTGGACTTTAATCACATCCCTACAGCCGCCTTGTGCACAAGATCTCTACATAACTCTTTGGTTAAGTGGTCGGCTAAATTCTGTTGAGTTCTCACAAACTCTACCGATATCACCCCATGCATGAGGAGCTCACGAATCATGTTGTGTCTAACACCTAAGTGTCTAGACTTCCCATTATACACTTGGCTATAGGGCTTAGCCAAGGTAGCAGCACTATCATATCTAATAAATATTAGTGATATAGGTTTAGTCCACAATGGAATCTCATAAATCAAGTTTCTTAGCCACTCAGCTTCTTTGCCAGCTGCGGCTAATGCTATAAACTCAGACTCCATTGTCGAATCAGTTATGCAAGTCTGTTTCTTAGATGCTCAAGATATGGCACCTCCTCCAAGCAGAAAAGTCCATCCACTTGTGGAAGAATGATCTTCCTTGTTGTTAATCGGGCTTGCATCCGAATAACCTTCTAAAACTAAAGGAAATCCAGTATAAGTCAAACCATATTTCATGGCTCCTTTCAAGTACCTAAATACTCGATTCATTGCTTGCGAATGACTTGCACCTGGATTGCTAGTATACCTACTAAGCTTTCCAACAGCATAAGCTATATCTGGTCTAGTGCTAATCATGGCATACATGAGAGATCCAATGGCCCTTGAATATTCAAGTTGGCTTACAAATACACCTTCATTAGGTGAGAGCTTAAAAGTTGGATCCATTGGAGTGCTAACCGGAGAACTATAATGAAAACTAAACCTTTTCAACATCTTCTCAATATAATGAGATTGAGATATCGATATGCCATTGTTCTCCCGTTGATCCTTATACCAAGGATCACTTTCGCCTCCCCCATGTCTTTTATTTCAAAGCAAGATGACAAAAATTTCTTTGTTTTATcaacttgatcctggtcagtacCGAAGATCAACATGTCATCTACATATAGACAAATTATGACTCCTTTCCTAGAATCATCAAATTTGCTATACACACACTTGTCCGCTTGGTTTAATACAAAACCATTAGACAAAACCACATCATCAAACTTTTGATGCCACTGTTTGGGTGCTTGCTTTAAGCCATACAATGACTTAACTAGCTTACACACCTTATGCTCATTGCCAGGTATAACAAGACCCTCCGGTTGTTTCATATATATCTCCTCATCCAAATCACCATTCAGGAAAGCcgttttcacatccatttggtgaatcACAAGATTATGTATTGCAGCTAAGGCAACCAACAATCTAATAGTGGAGATTCTTGCTACAGGAGCATATGTATCAAAGTAGTCAAttccttccttttgtctaaagccTTGGATAACCAATCGGGCTTTAAACTTATCAATTGAACCATctactttcatcttcttcttgaagatccatttACAACCAAGTAGTTTACACCCAGGGGGTAGATCAGACAGTTTCCAAGTGTTATTTCGCATAATAGAGTCCATCTCATCATTTATAGCTTCTTTCTAGAAAGCTACATCCTGAGATACCATGGCTTCTCTATAGGTTCTAAGATCTTCCTCAATATTGAAACAATATTGATATTGAATTTTAATTTCATCTCTAGATCCTTCAACCAAATATAGTTGAAAATCACCACCAAATGATTTAGCTTTTCTTGCTCTACCACTCCTCCTAGGTTCCGGAGGAGTATCAATCACTTGATCAGCCACTTGATAGTTACTAGAGCTTGGAACCATGTCCCTAGGCCTAGGTATTGAAAAGAATCTATTCTCATCACACTCTGAAATTCTTGCCTCAGTTACCGTATGCACAGACACGTAGTCATTTGGTTGTATAACATAGAACCTGTGAGCAAATGAATGCTCTGCATACCCAATGAAAATGCAGTCTATACCTCTTTCCCCTAAGTTCCTTATCTTAGAATCAGTGAGCCTTACCACAGCTCTACAACCCCAAACTCCCAGCTTATGCAGCTCGGGTGGTTTTTATACCAAAGCTCAAAAGGGGTGGTCTTATTCCTTTTATTTGGAACCCTATTTAGCAAATAGCAGGCTGTCAACATAGCCTCACCCCAAAAGCTCTCACTTAGGCCCGAATAAGATAACATGGTATTGACCATTTCTTTTAAAGTCCTATTCTTCCTTTTCGCCACACCATTTTGTTCCGGTGTGTAAGGAGCTGTGGTATGGTGTATTATTCCAGTTGATTGGAAATACTCCGGATCAAAATACTCACCACCTCTGTCTGTGTTTAGAGTTTTGATCAACCAACTCCGATGAAGCTCTACTTCTTGTTTATAGATCTTAAACTTTTCAAAAGCTTCATCTTTAGCATGCAACAAATACACATAGCAAAATCTAGTAGCATCATCTATAAACGTTACTACATATTTTATTACCTAGAGAAGGTGTAGCATGAAAATCACATAGATCGCTATGTATCAAATCTAACACTTTAGTTTCCCTATGAACCTATTGCATGAAAGGCTTTTTAGTTATCTTATTCAACTTGCAAATATGGCATTTATCATTGTTTATGTTAATAGGTGGAATTAAGCTCATTTTAGACATTTCCTTAATCCTTTTATAATGTATATGTCCTAGTCTAGCATGCCATAATTCCGAATCAGTCAAGTTGTTACTATTACTAGTTGAAGCTATGTCATTAACATTACTAGTTGAAGCAACGCGAACAGATTCATTCATAAAAGAGACATCAACATTCAACATAAAAATACCATTACATAGATAACCGAAACCTACAAAGGTACCATGTCTTGACAAGATATACTAGTCACTTTCCAATACTTGATTGTACCCACAATTATTCAACACAATGCCACTTAACAGACTCTTTCGAATTCCAGGCGCatataaaacattgttcaaaagtAAAGATTTTCCAGAAGAAAAAACAAGATTCACGGTTCCTATTCCTTTGATTGGTTTAGTTGCAACATTCCCCATCTTGATGATAGATCCGTCTTCGATTGGTTGAAAGTCTTTAAACCAACGAAGATCCTTGTATACATGGCTTGTTGCACCCGAATCAACCCACCAAGCAATATCATCATCCTGCATATAAAATGCCTCAGAAATTAGTGACACATAATTCTGAACCGAATTATTAAATTGTACTAAATTCTGACCTTGAGGTTTTGgcatgtttgccattttcatccaaaacaacttttttgtaccatataaTCCTTCATTTTGAGATTTTTTGCCATTTCCATCCAAATGTCTAATTTACTTTATTTTTCTatctggatgaaaatggcaaaaaatcccaaatctcagggacgatttttGCAAAAAAgttagacgtttggatgaaaatgcaaaaaaaatcccaaaagtgaaggactatatggtacaaaaaagttgtttttggatgaaaatggcaaacatgcccaaacctcagggactattttggcaatttactctatttttttatTATCATGGACTAAAAGAATATTGATTTGTAAAAATGGattatattttaatataaaaCATGAGCATTATTAATATCCTAGATTAAAAGATTGTTGATAATATTGATATGTAAGAAtggattattttattataaaacaaGAGCATTTAATGAATCCTGCAAAAGGGTATAGTTGTAAGAACATGTAAACGACAAAACAACAGTAGTATTTCAAATTTCATGCTTAGTGCAAACGCCACTCCCATATTGTCTAAAACTGTACAAACTTTCACCATCGTCGGCATTATCTTTTTCCGATGTCCAGAGAAACCGGAGGAGGTGGCCGAGGCGGCGGTGAACATCGAGGTTTACCGTCGTCTTCTTCTCACCTTGGTGGTAAACGTCGTGGAGGCCGTGGAAGGGGTGGTGGCGGTGGATGACACGACAGAAAACAACCCGCTTCAccgtcatcatcatcttcttcatctaaCTTTAGTGGTCAAGACCGTGGACGAAGAGGCAACGGGCGTTCACTACCGTCACTTCCTCCCGGTCCTTCCGAACCGACAACATCGCGTCAACAACCGGTGCTTGATCTACCAACGAGAAATGGGTATGGCATGGTCGGAGAATCATGTTACATACTAGCTAAAGATGTACGTGTGAGCTATGGTAAAGAAGATCCTCACAAATATCTTCTAAGTTTTCTACCCCCGGTTGAATCTATGAACACCCGTAGAGAAATAGTAAGATTTGCTAGATTGGCAAACAATATGTTGCTAGCCTTTGATGGAACGAGATTTGTTTATGCTGCTGTTCCATTGCCTTTCACTAGCAAAAACATTGATGTTACAACCACTGACGTAGATGGATATCATATTATTTTATTTGAATAATTTTACGTTGCTATTATTGATTTGTAATTTGTTTCTTCATAAAAACCTTATTACGCTGCTATTGTTTAGGCATGAGCGAAATTTTAGGATTGGATTTGTTTTAAATGCACAAATACAACTTACTTATTTAACCGAGCTTTTGAAAGGCAAACAAGATCACAACCCACGGGAAGCTATAAACGCTTTGAATGTTGTTCTAAAGGAAGCTTCATCATTAATGGGGTAAATCTTGATTAAGTATTTGTTCTTAATTAGATAAATCTTGATTTCCTTATTTTCTTATAATTAACGTTTATCGGGTTTGGTTCTCTCGGGTTTTTCGAGATGGGTTTCTCGGGTTTTATGGCAAGAAATAACACCCCTAAAGagattatattattatataatcTTGTGTCATGGTCTAGCTAGTTGTTTTAACTTTTGATAACTTGGTGATTAAATTGTGTAGCATAAATAGGGTTTAATGTTTTGTCATTTTTGTGGTTTGATTTCAATAAAAAGACGAGCGGGTATGTTCTCTCAAAAAACTAATTGTTCATTTGATTGTTTTAGTTGCTCCAATAATCTTTTTAATTATACATTTCTTAATGTGATTCTAAGCCTATCTTATGTTTCGTAGTCATGTACGCGATGCGCCATCATTATTTAGCTCGAGTTTTGGCAATGGTGAGCTTGGTAATGGCATTGAGTACTGCAATGGGCTCTTTCAAAGCCTAAGATCAACACAAATGGGATTATCTTTCAACATTAGTATATGCTATTGAATTTTGTGTACATGTGTTTGTTTAACTAACACTACATTTTAATACAACTTTTCAGTCTTTGATTTTGAAACTTTCCTTTTGCAGATGTGGCAACCAAGGCTTTTTATAAATCACTGCGCATCTCCCAATCCATCGCATACTTACTTAGGAAGAATGTATTAAGAGATCAACTTACATACAACGACCATAGAAGGATATTTAATTTTTTAGTAGCCTTGTGCAGaacattaaataaacaaaaacatAAGATTAACCTACAAACATACGCTTGATTTGAGAGATTCTGTTTAGTATTCTTCGAAATCGACGATTAACATATCGATCAAAACATAAGATAAACAAAAATAGTAAAATATCAAGTAAACAACAGATTGCGAAATCGAAATGATTGCcgttgatgaagaagatcgatgATCAAGATATTGATTATTGTGGTGAGAGGATCCCCCATATTACTCTGCGAATTGAttaagaaaatataaaaaatccaTCGTTTCAATTTGACTACGTATGTACAAAAAAATGTGTACATAAAACAAATCAGGGAGATTTACTTACCTTTTGATGTTATCAGAGATTTGAAAGATAGTTTAGATTATCTTACACAAATCAGATTCATCTTCCACATGATTATCAGAGCTTTGAAAGACTATATATCAGAGCTTTGAAAGATCTTCTTCATCGACGATAATCACCTCGATTTTGCAATCTGTTGTTTACTTGATGTTTTACTGTTTTTGTTTATCTTATGTTTTGATCGAAAGGTTAATCGTCGATTTCGAAGAATACTGAACAAAATCTCTCAAATCAAGGGTATGTTTCTAAGGAAACGACCTCAAGCTAAAAACTGACAAAAAGCGTCGACCCAAAACCTCCCCATGGCGGATCAACGTACTCTCATTGATTACCTACGGCCTAAGGTCGGTAATCTTGGAGCCGCTATTAACCCTCCTAATGTCCATGCCAACAACTTTGAGCTTCGACCACACCTAATCCTAATATTCCAAAATTCCGCCACCTTTCACGGCCTACTCGATCaagatccccatttacatattaccaaATTTTTAGAAATATGTGACACCTTTCAGATTAATGGAGCCTCCAACGATGCTATTCGGCTCTGTATGTTCCCCTTTTCCTTCAAAGACCAACCAAAAGCTTGGCTAAACACCCTCCCAAGTGGGTCCTGCACACttgggatgaacttgcccaaaaattTCTCTACAaatatttccctcccgctaaaaccgCCAAACTCATGACCGAAATTGATTTATAGTCTCAAGATAATGGGGAATCTTTGTACgagatgttttggtcaaaaatcacacaaggataatacaaCCAAATCCGATTTTGTGAGGTGTGCTGCTTGAATAAATGGACAAATGTATGAACAATATATGAAAGAAATGAATGttggacacaaggatttatacgaggaaaaagcccttgatcaatgtatgatctccggcacaaaaaacctcgggtgatggaaactaccgatcaccaactatattaaaCAAACAATGTATACAATTCAGGATgacaacaagcttgttacaaggatcactagtgtgcaaaaagtgtgtaatcgccaatAAGTTGCAGAGAGTTCTCGAGCAGTGTGTGTGTTTTCTAATTGTTCTATCTattcaagcttgttatccccttaTAAAAATAGAAACAAACTAGCTAACTAACAATCCGCAAAAGATGCTAGcttcccacgatctccataacagTCACGAAGGCTATGCATGTGTTGAATTATAAGGTATATTCCCCTGGAATCTCAGCAAGACCAAGTCCCATtcgaatactcctgcaaaacaagttCAAATATAAAGGAAACAATTGTTAGTATAAGGATAATACTGAGGATCCTGTATCCTTATTCCTTCAACGTCTTCTGAGGGTCCTTAATTCAAACTGagttaaggatccgtgatcctggctgcacttgaggatccatgatccatATGTTAGAAAATCcatccctaacaattgcccccaaaatatgaggaattaatTGTAACTAGATGACTCATATTTTCTATTTGATCCAGAACAACTTGGTTAGCGAAAAACTAGTCGTTGccagcggactagccgttgcgaatATGACGTCAGCGATAAGACttcctgcaaaatcatcattatataTACAGGTTAGAGATAAGGATCAaattgcatttaaattcgagcaTTACTCTCCTTTAAATCATCATTCAGAGACTCCAACAGGTATCTCTCTAATCCTTCTCTCTAAGATTTCTTCTTCTTCCGATCCTTTATTCTTCAAGCATCCATGGAGAAAATGACTCTCCGATCCTCACCTGctaaggatcctaagaaggatAGCCCTTTGAAAAGCCAAGG comes from the Helianthus annuus cultivar XRQ/B chromosome 4, HanXRQr2.0-SUNRISE, whole genome shotgun sequence genome and includes:
- the LOC118491605 gene encoding secreted RxLR effector protein 161-like, translated to MDPTFKLSPNEGVFVSQLEYSRAIGSLMYAMISTRPDIAYAVGKLSRYTSNPGASHSQAMNRVFRYLKGAMKYGLTYTGFPLVLEGYSDASPINNKEDHSSTSGWTFLLGGGAIS